The Anaerolineales bacterium region GCGGGTCCCTTGGCGCAGTTGCGTCCGCGCGAGCCAGGGTGGACGGGGTTGCCTTCGAACTTGCGAATCTCGTAGGTGTCTTTGTCCACGTAGGCGAGCAGTCCGCATGCCGATTCGCAGTTGAAGCAGACGGTCGGCACGAGCGTGTATCGCCGCGCCACTTTGCGGGGCCACTCTTTGCCGTCCCATTCCACCCAGTCATCCCACACATCGGGAGGCGGGTACTGGCTGATGCGCCCGTCGGGATGGACGACTTCGGTCAGTTTGATGGGAGCGCGGTCAGAGTCCGCGAATTGCGGGGGGGCGGCGCCTGCGGAGGTTTGAGGGATTTTGAGCATAGGGTGTCGGTTAGGTTCGATATTAGAAATTCGATAGTCGAATTTCTAATATCGAATATCGTTTTTATCTTTACGAATTCGGAATATACTGCGGCGCCATCACGAAGGCGTATTCGTAGAAGAACAAGCCGATCAGGGTGGCAATCACAGCAATGGGAAGCGCAGGCGCGAAGGCGAGTATTAGCGCCAGCGGGAGGATATGCCCCAGCGCGATGCCGCCCCACCAGTAATGGATTCGGAATCTGCCGTGAGTCATTTCACGGGAGGCGAGCAGGGCGGTGTCGGTCGGGAAGGAGTTGAGTTTGCCCGCGAAGGTCAAAAGGAGATTGACCGCGACGCTGGCGGGGAAGAGAACGGTGAGCAGGGAGGTCAGGTCAGCGGGGAAGTTGATAAAAAAGTTCAAGACGAAGAAAACGCCGCTCGCCGCCATCATGGATTGAACGAAGAGTTGAAACGGAAGTAAATTGTTCTGCCACAGGTCGCGCCCTTCGGCTTGACCGAGCAGGAAGGCGGTGTAGATCACGGCGAATAATGCGAGCGGGAATGTGAGCCATGAAATCAATGGACGGATGATAGAGGCAATATCGCTCGATAACCATCCCAGGTATGCCGCGCCTTCAATGAGCCACCATAAGCCAGCGACGGCAGTGAATCCGACCAGGATAAACGCGCCGCGCGCCACCCATGATTTCCACTGTGGGCGCAGCAAAATGTTCAAGAAACGTTTGGGTTGCGATAAATCCTTGATGAGCAGGATGACCGTGATGAGCATGAAGATCATCGCGGTGAAACCTGTCGCAAGGAAAGTTGCGGAATCGAATGAGAAGAGATCGAACATCGAGCCGAGACTCAAGAGCATGAATAATCCGCCCGCGATGTTTTTGGTGACGAGATAGGCAGGGAGTTCCCAATGCCAGTTGATCTTGTGCTGCGCGTTGTACGCAGTTTGAACCATGTGTTCAGCCACGCGCCCGCCGATCTGGATGGGGCGGTCGGGATGTCCCTGAGTCTGCGGGGTGCGGCGTGTGATCGTAGTCGTCGTTGGAGAGCGATGACTACGCGGGACGACGGGCAGCGCATACGCGGCGACGTTTTGTTCGGTGACTGTATCTGCCCACATGTACGAGTCGTGGGTTTGAGCCGCCGAAGGATGAAGCGACCAGTCATTGCCGTTGATGTAGAACAGTTTGGGACCCGTCCCTTGCTCGGGCTTGCGAACGCTCACTTGCGCAGTAGACAACTTTCGGCTGATTTCCGAAGCGGGGTCGTTCAAATCCCCAGCGAGAATCGCATGTTCGGGGCAGACGACGACGCAGGCGGGTTCGAGTCCCACATCCAAACGATGCGCGCAGAAATGACATTTCGCGGCGGCGTTCGTTTCGGGGTCGAGATAAATCGAATCATACGGGCAGGCTTGCATACAGGATTTGCAGCCGATGCAAACGCTCGGATCGAATTCAACGATTCCATCACTGCGTTGATACATCGCGCTGACGGGACAGATGCGCGCGCACGGCGGATTGGCGCAATGGTTGCAGCGCGTCACCTGAAAGCGTCGGCGCACGTCGGGATACGCGCCCGTCTCCACATACTTGACCCACGTGCGATACACGCCCAGCGGAACCTGGTTCTCGGACTTGCACGCGGTCGAACACGCATGACAGCCGATGCACTTGGATTGGTCAATGAGGAAACCGTAGTTGGTCATAGAAAGGATGAAGGATGAAAGAAGAAAGACGAAAGAACTTCTTTCCTCTTTCTTCTTTTTTTACTATGCGGCTTGCGGCGGCGCGACGGCGTTCATGATGGCGGTTGTGAAATCGGTCGGCATGACGCCAGGGGATTGGATGTTGAGTCGGTAGTACGCTTCTTCGATCTTCGATTTGAGAGTCTCTGGCGTGGCGGCGACTCCGCGCAGGGATTGTTCGAGCGCGCCCAGGGCGAAGACGGGGAGCAGGGTGAAGTCGCCTGAGAAGGTGATGTCGTCGAGCCGTCCTTCACGCAAGCGGGCGATGACGCGGATCAGACCGCCCTGAGATTTGAACGCCGCTTCGACGATGTGTACGTCCTGATGAATTTTCACGCCCTGTTGTTTGAGCTGACCCTTCTGGTACAGCCATTCATCGGACATGAGACGCGCGTCAATCTCCCGCGCCATGGCTTCTTCTTCGTCCGTCCATTCGCCTTCGTACACTTCCATGCCCAGCGCTTCGGAGACTTTCTTCATATACAAATCCTTGACCATGGCGCGGTCGGGCGTGGAGCCGAGTTGTTCGGTCATGGTGGTCATGTAGGCTTCGAGCGATTCGAAAATCTTGTCGCGCATTTTTTCGGAAGAGACTTTCAAGACCTGCGACATGGTCTTCTTGTCGAAGGTGTACATCAAACTGCCGACGAGAATCTCCGCGATGCCCATCTGCGCCGCGCCCGTGCCGCCGATCTTCTTTCCATTGACATGCACGTCATTGATCGGGCGATAGTTGGCGGGGATGCCCAACTCCTGATAGGTCGCCACCAGCGGGTCAACGTAAAGTTTGAAGCGTTCTTCGAGTGTGGCGGGCAGGTCTTCCTTGTGAAAAATCCACTGCGTGAACAACTGACCGCTGTCCAAAAACACCGCGCCGCCGCCCACTTCGCGCCGATAGACGGGCAGGTTGTGCGCCGCGCAGTATTCCAAATCCACTTCCTTTTGAGCGTCCTGATGATAGCCAATGGACACATACGGTCCGTTCGGCGAGACCATGATGATGGTGTTGGGCGTGTCTTCCTTCATCGCATATCCGACCGCGTGGTAAACGGTCTGCGAACGGAGCGGGGATACGCCTTCCATGTAGAGCAAACGGATTTTTTTGGACATTTTTCACCTCTGTAATTAAGATTTTTTTACGAAAATACGATAACAAAAAACATCACCACACCGAAACCTATTAGAAAAACTCCGCCTATAAATTGCCAAAAATCCCAAAGTTTAGTTCTTTTTGACTCTTTGCCCTTCATCAGGTCGGTTGCAGAAGTAATTTTCCAATAGAAATCTCTTGCATAAAACGTTGAAATTCCAAGAAGAATTGGTCCAACGCTGAGCAACAATACTGAAAGGATTTTGACCAAAATATCTCTATCCATACATCCTCAATCAATGCACCTGAGGCAATTGACCTTCAATTCTTTGATTCTTGCTTTGTATTTTTCTACCGCCGCTTCACCCGTGACGAGATGACTGGATTCTGCTTTGAGATTCGTTGGTCGCACTTTGACGAGCCAGCCGATTCCGTACGGGTCTTTGTTCGTGATCAAAATATCGCGCGCAAAACCCAATTCATTCGTCTCGACGATCTCGCACGAAAACGGAGCGGGGAAGGGTCCCACCCATTTGGCAGATTCAATTGTCGCCAGCGCCTTACCCTGCTCCACCCGCTTCCCGACGTTCCGAAAACTGATCGCCGCAAACTTTCCACAACGGGTCTGGGCGACGTCGGTCATGCCGAGCGTGGCGAACTCGCCATCGAAACGAATCCACACATCGCGTTCGATGTCGTAGGTCAGGTCTTCGGGGATATCGCAGGCGTAGTAAATCATTGGAAAAATGAAGAATCTAGAATAGAGAATGCAGAATGCCTTGCCACGCAAAGAATAATTCTGCATTCTTCATTCATTATTCAAAATTTAAGTTCTGTTCTTCCATAAACTTCTGATACGCCGCGACTGCCGCTTCACCTGTGAGCAGGGCAGCGCTTTCGCCAGCCCAATCAGTCGGCTTAACTTTGACAAACCAGCCTTCGCCGTACGGATCGGAATTGATCAGCGACGGCTTGGCTTTCATCGTCTCGTTCACTTCGACGATCTCGCCCGTGACAGGTGATGTCACAGGTCCCACCCACTTTCCACTTTCCAACGTCCCAGCGCTTTTTCCTTTTTGCACCGTACGTCCCACATCCTTCGGCGTGGCGTTGACAATGCCCTTCGCCAAATGCTGCGCCACATCGGTGATTCCAATTTTCACCGTGCCGTCATCCTGCGGCAATGCCCAGGCGTGTTTCTCCACCCAATAGAAGCGGTCTTCAGGGATGTTGCATCCACGAACTGTTGCCATGTTTATTCTCCTAGATCCCTCACCCCTTCACCCCTCTCCCATTGGGAGAGGGGACGGGGGTGAGGGTAAATTGTGCTCACCTTGCAGGTGATACAAAAGCAGATCAAAGACGACCAACCGAATCTCGTGTTCATATTCTGACACAAAACTCGGGTCGCGGCGCGCTTTCTTCGTGACCTGTTCATAACTCGCGCCGCAGACGGGACAGGTCACGATGAAAAATGTATGCCCAGTAAACTCGTCAACCCGTGTTCCCAACGTATCCGCATGACTCTCTGCCAGATGGTTGTGGACTTCGGAACGCTTGCCGCTAAACTCGCAATAGGGACATCTGAACATGTTTGATATTCGTTATTCGAATATTCGATGTTCGATTATCGAATATCGCTTCATGCTGGACTTGGGGTGGATTCAGCCACTACTGACTCTTCCACACCGACCGCCTCCGCCACCAACTGAATGATGTCGCGGACTTCGATCCTGCCTTCGCTGCCTGTGGTCTTGACCGCGTCGGAGTACATGATCATGTCCTTGGGGCAGGTGACGATGAAGAGTTGAGTCTTCGTATTTGCGCTTTCGCCGAAGGTCGTCAACGCTTCTTTGATTCGGTTCTCGGCGGGACGTTCGCCAGGCGCGACCTTGCCCATCCAGATCTGACCGCCGCCCGCGCCGCAGCAGAACGAGTTCTCGCAATTGCGCGGCATTTCGACGAATTCCACGCCGAGCAGTTCGAGCAATTTGCGTGGCGCGGTGAATCCGCCGTTGTAGCGTCCGAGATAGCACGGATCGTGGAAGGTGACTTTGTAATTCGTCAACTTGTTCTTGATCGTGAGTTTGCCTTCTTCAATTAACTTGAGCAGGGTCACGGTGTAATGCTTCACTTCAAACTTCCCGCCGAATTGCGGATACTCGTTCTTGAGCGTGTTGAACGAGTGCGGATCGGTCGTCACGATCTGTTTGAACTGCGCCTTGCCGAAGGCTTCCATGTTCTGCTCGACGAGTTGCTCGAACAGACCTTCCTCCCCCACGCGACGCACGTCGTTGCCCGCGTTGGATTCGTTTTGGTACATGATCCCAAAATCGAGACCAGCCTGATTGAAAATCCGCGCGACCATTTTGGTGTTCGGGATGACGCGTTCGTCGAACGACGCGGTATCGCCCACAAACCAGAGATGCTCGACGGGTTCTTCGATCGCGTTCTTGACGGGGAATTCCATCTCCTTCGCCCAGCGTCCGCGCAGACGTTTGCCTTTGCTCATCCAGTTGCCGTTGGCGGCGAGAGACTGCAACGCGTTCTGCACGCCGCTGTCGAGTTCATATCCGTCAATCAACATGCGGCGGCGGATGTCCACGATGTCTGCCATCGGTTCGTTACCGACGGGACACACGCGGACGCAGGCGTAACAGGTTGTGCAAGACCAAACCGCCTCAGGGGAGATCACGCTCTCCGTAAGCGGAATCAGCAATCGGTCGGGGTGAGAACCGAAGGTCGCTTCCTTGAGAAGATAACGCTTGTTCACTTCCAACGCCGAAGGGGAGAGCGGTCGCTGATAAAAGTTCGCGGGGCAGACATCCTGACAGCGATTGCATTGCACGCAGGCGTAGGCGTCCATCACGCGCGTCCAGGCGAGATCGTAAATGACCTTCGCACCAGGATCATATTTTTGACCTTCGATCATCTTCAACGGAATCGCGGGGTCGAGTTGACCGCGCGGATTCTGTTTCGACAAACCGAGATTGACAGGCGACATGAAAAAGTGCGTGTGCTTGCTGCGCGAAAGATAAGGGATGATGAACATCACCCAGCCGAGACTGACCCACCACGCAACATGCACGCCCGTTTCAGACGCTCCGAAAATGGAATTGAGAAAACTTGCGAACGGCATGAATGGATCGGCGCCTTCGGTGAGACGGAACGATTGACTGAGAACGTGCGCGATAACGTGCATGACGACGAACACGTCCACGATGAGCGAATCCCGCGCCTGCCCGCCCGCCTTGACCTTTGGATTCAGCAAAATATTTTCGCGGTAATCAAGCGCCTTGTCTTTGACGATGAAGCGGCGCACAAAGAAGACCGTGATGGCGATGAGCAGGAATACGCTCATCACGTCGGCGATGAGATTGAAGGCATTGATGAGTCCCGTCGGCGCGTTGGGCAGATGTTTGCCGCCGTAAACCAGATCGAAGCCAGGGACGAGTCCTTCCAGCGCGTCGAAGAGATTGACGAACGCGTAGGTGATGAGACCGAAGAACAATCCCATGTGGATCGCGCTCAATCCTTTGCGCGCTTTGAAAATCGTGCGCTGAAACAGAACGGTAATCGCCGCCTTGACCAGACTCGCAGGGACGTTCTTCAATTCAGGCGCGGGTCGTCCCTTGCGAATCGAAGCGATGACGACGTTGAATCCGTGAAATGTGAGTCCCGCCGAAGTCAACGCGAGAACGATGAAGATGATTTTTTCAACTGGCGTGAGCAAGGCGCCCTCCAAAAAACGATATTCGATATTGGTTAATCGAAAAACGAATATCGAATATCGAGCATCGAATATTGAGCATCGAAGATTTACAACAACTCCAACATCGCCTCAGCAACTTCAAACA contains the following coding sequences:
- the nrfD gene encoding polysulfide reductase NrfD, whose translation is MTNYGFLIDQSKCIGCHACSTACKSENQVPLGVYRTWVKYVETGAYPDVRRRFQVTRCNHCANPPCARICPVSAMYQRSDGIVEFDPSVCIGCKSCMQACPYDSIYLDPETNAAAKCHFCAHRLDVGLEPACVVVCPEHAILAGDLNDPASEISRKLSTAQVSVRKPEQGTGPKLFYINGNDWSLHPSAAQTHDSYMWADTVTEQNVAAYALPVVPRSHRSPTTTTITRRTPQTQGHPDRPIQIGGRVAEHMVQTAYNAQHKINWHWELPAYLVTKNIAGGLFMLLSLGSMFDLFSFDSATFLATGFTAMIFMLITVILLIKDLSQPKRFLNILLRPQWKSWVARGAFILVGFTAVAGLWWLIEGAAYLGWLSSDIASIIRPLISWLTFPLALFAVIYTAFLLGQAEGRDLWQNNLLPFQLFVQSMMAASGVFFVLNFFINFPADLTSLLTVLFPASVAVNLLLTFAGKLNSFPTDTALLASREMTHGRFRIHYWWGGIALGHILPLALILAFAPALPIAVIATLIGLFFYEYAFVMAPQYIPNS
- a CDS encoding biotin/lipoate A/B protein ligase family protein, encoding MSKKIRLLYMEGVSPLRSQTVYHAVGYAMKEDTPNTIIMVSPNGPYVSIGYHQDAQKEVDLEYCAAHNLPVYRREVGGGAVFLDSGQLFTQWIFHKEDLPATLEERFKLYVDPLVATYQELGIPANYRPINDVHVNGKKIGGTGAAQMGIAEILVGSLMYTFDKKTMSQVLKVSSEKMRDKIFESLEAYMTTMTEQLGSTPDRAMVKDLYMKKVSEALGMEVYEGEWTDEEEAMAREIDARLMSDEWLYQKGQLKQQGVKIHQDVHIVEAAFKSQGGLIRVIARLREGRLDDITFSGDFTLLPVFALGALEQSLRGVAATPETLKSKIEEAYYRLNIQSPGVMPTDFTTAIMNAVAPPQAA
- the gcvH gene encoding glycine cleavage system protein GcvH; the protein is MATVRGCNIPEDRFYWVEKHAWALPQDDGTVKIGITDVAQHLAKGIVNATPKDVGRTVQKGKSAGTLESGKWVGPVTSPVTGEIVEVNETMKAKPSLINSDPYGEGWFVKVKPTDWAGESAALLTGEAAVAAYQKFMEEQNLNFE
- a CDS encoding (Fe-S)-binding protein gives rise to the protein MLTPVEKIIFIVLALTSAGLTFHGFNVVIASIRKGRPAPELKNVPASLVKAAITVLFQRTIFKARKGLSAIHMGLFFGLITYAFVNLFDALEGLVPGFDLVYGGKHLPNAPTGLINAFNLIADVMSVFLLIAITVFFVRRFIVKDKALDYRENILLNPKVKAGGQARDSLIVDVFVVMHVIAHVLSQSFRLTEGADPFMPFASFLNSIFGASETGVHVAWWVSLGWVMFIIPYLSRSKHTHFFMSPVNLGLSKQNPRGQLDPAIPLKMIEGQKYDPGAKVIYDLAWTRVMDAYACVQCNRCQDVCPANFYQRPLSPSALEVNKRYLLKEATFGSHPDRLLIPLTESVISPEAVWSCTTCYACVRVCPVGNEPMADIVDIRRRMLIDGYELDSGVQNALQSLAANGNWMSKGKRLRGRWAKEMEFPVKNAIEEPVEHLWFVGDTASFDERVIPNTKMVARIFNQAGLDFGIMYQNESNAGNDVRRVGEEGLFEQLVEQNMEAFGKAQFKQIVTTDPHSFNTLKNEYPQFGGKFEVKHYTVTLLKLIEEGKLTIKNKLTNYKVTFHDPCYLGRYNGGFTAPRKLLELLGVEFVEMPRNCENSFCCGAGGGQIWMGKVAPGERPAENRIKEALTTFGESANTKTQLFIVTCPKDMIMYSDAVKTTGSEGRIEVRDIIQLVAEAVGVEESVVAESTPSPA